GCGCCTGCTTGACGGTTCCACAACTATCAGAGATCTTAACAGATGAATTACATTCCAGAACAAGATCTTTCAGAATTTCTTCGCTGATCGGGTCATCTTCAACAATCAGAGTTTTTATCATACCCTGCTAATATAAACTTTTTCTTATAATTCAATGTAATATTCCGATTTTCGAAATTGTCTATGACCAAGATCATTTAGTCAATTAATTCAATTTTATTTAGTTAACTATAGATCTATGAAGAAGAATATTCCTGTCTTCAGATACAGGAACCAGATTGCTTTTTCACTAATTTGATCCCGGATACTAATCCTATACAACTTTAAAAAAAATTGAATGAATCAGGATCGCCTCCATTTCCTTGATAGCTCGAGAGGACTAGCGGCTCTGGTAGTTTTTATTTCTCACTTCATCCTGTTTTTTTACCCCGGGTTAAATTCGACCTGGCTGGCATCTACCCCGTTTCATATTTTTTGGGATGGATCCACAGCGGTAATCTACTTCTTTATTCATAGTGGTTTCATACTCACTTATCGACTTCAACAACGCAATTTTAATCTCACATCAAGTTCCTATCTGGCATTTGTATGGAGAAGGATTTTCAGGATTTATCCGGTTTTCCTTTTCGTATTATCCGGCATGTTTCTGCTTTTAAAATCAGGCTATTTCTCATTCAATCCGGCTGGGTCAGCTTCTACCCCACTAAACCTTTATTGGAAATTCGAATCCGGAATTATGGATGTTCTGAAGCAGGCATTATTGGTTATTCGAATTCCAAATGATCCGGTTATGAGATTACTTCCTCAGGACTGGAGCTTATCAATAGAAATTGCAGTTTCGCTCCTGCTGCCTGCGCTTTTCGTGTTGCATTCAAAGCATTCTGCAATGCTATTGTGTTTGATCTACATTTCAGTTCAACTATTATCACTTGATCCATTTGTCTTTGACTTTGCACTCGGTATAAGTATCGTAAAATTCTATCCCTTCTTCCGTTCCTGGTGGCAAAATCAAAAAACAATTTTTACAAAATCATTGGTGCTCATTTCAGCCATATTACTTTGTACCTCATCGCATTTTCTGAATCCAACAATTTCCAATTTCCTTGATCTGATCCTGATTCATACAAATGCCTGGGGTTGCTCTTTCTTTCTTCTGATGTTGCTCTCATCCTCCCGAATTCAAAAGTTGCTCAATATCCGCTTACTTGTCCTGCAAGGGAAAAGCTCTTACAGTATTTACCTTGTCCACCTGACATTACTTTTTCTTTGTTACCCGATCTCCACAAGTAATTTTATGTCACTTCCTGTTTTAGGTGTTCTCATTTATTTCCTTGTATTAGCCATTTCCATTCTCCTTTATTTTGGAATTGAATTACCGGCCATACGCCTTGGCAGAAAATGGGAGCAAAAAATCTTTAAAAATTAATCAAAAAAGGCTATTTTTATTAGAAATGGAACATCCCTCACAGAAGATGAGGAAGGGAATTTTGTACCTTTGCTGCAAATCACAAAAGCTATGTCAAATTCAATATATAATGTTCCGGCTGCTGTAAATGAACCGGTTCTGAATTACGCTCCCGGAAGTCCCGAACGTGAAACCCTTAAAGCCGCAATCCTCAAAATGCGTAGTGAAGTACGTGATGTCCCGATGTACATCAACGGAAAAGAAGTGAGAAGCGAAAAGAAAGTTGCCATTACCCCTCCTCACGATAACAAGACTGTTGTTGCGCATTTTCATCAGGGTGATAAAACCCATATTAAACTTGCCATTGATGCAGCTTTACAGGCTCGTTCAGCTTGGGCGGCACTGGATTGGGAACAACGTGCCTCAATCTTTTTGAAAGCCGCCGATCTGCTTGCCGGTCCCTACCGGGCTATCATCAATGCTGCAACTATGATTGGGCAAAGCAAAAGCGTTTACCAGGCTGAAATTGATGCTGCATGCGAACTGATCGACTTCCTCCGTTTCAATGTTCAGTACATGCGGGAGATCTATACCCAGCAACCGATTTCATCAAAAGGTGTATACAACCGTGTGGAACAAAGACCACTCGAGGGTTTTGTCTTCGCATTGACTCCGTTCAACTTCACGGCAATCGCGGGAAATCTTCCTACATCAGCAGCTCTGATGGGAAATGTGGTTGTCTGGAAACCGGCAAACACCCAGATCTATTCCGCCAGTATCCTGATGAAAATTTTCCTCGAAGCCGGTGTTCCTCCGGGAGTTATTAACCTGGTCTATGTTTCAGGACCGGATGCAGGGGAAGTGATCTTTAATCATCCTGATTTCGCCGGCATTCATTTTACAGGTTCTACAGGTGTATTCCAGGATATCTGGAAAACAATCGGTAACAATATCCACAAGTATAAATCCTATCCACGGATTGTAGGTGAAACCGGTGGTAAAGATTTCATCATGGCTCATTCCTCTTCTGATCCTGTCGCATTATCGACAGCACTTTCAAGAGGAGCTTTTGAATATCAGGGACAAAAATGTTCTGCAGCTTCCAGAGCTTATATTCCCAAAAGTCTTTGGCCAAAAGTAAAAGAAGGTCTGATTGCCGATTTGAAATCATTTAAAATGGGTCCGACAGAAGATATGAGTAATTTCATCAATGCTGTTATTGATGAGAAGTCCTTTGATAAACTCGCCAAGTATATCGATGCAGCCAAAAATGATCCTTCTGTAGAAGTCATTGCCGGTGGTACCTATGATAAATCCAAAGGATATTTTATCGCGCCAACCGTCCTGCTTGC
Above is a window of Bacteroidota bacterium DNA encoding:
- a CDS encoding acyltransferase — protein: MNQDRLHFLDSSRGLAALVVFISHFILFFYPGLNSTWLASTPFHIFWDGSTAVIYFFIHSGFILTYRLQQRNFNLTSSSYLAFVWRRIFRIYPVFLFVLSGMFLLLKSGYFSFNPAGSASTPLNLYWKFESGIMDVLKQALLVIRIPNDPVMRLLPQDWSLSIEIAVSLLLPALFVLHSKHSAMLLCLIYISVQLLSLDPFVFDFALGISIVKFYPFFRSWWQNQKTIFTKSLVLISAILLCTSSHFLNPTISNFLDLILIHTNAWGCSFFLLMLLSSSRIQKLLNIRLLVLQGKSSYSIYLVHLTLLFLCYPISTSNFMSLPVLGVLIYFLVLAISILLYFGIELPAIRLGRKWEQKIFKN
- the pruA gene encoding L-glutamate gamma-semialdehyde dehydrogenase yields the protein MSNSIYNVPAAVNEPVLNYAPGSPERETLKAAILKMRSEVRDVPMYINGKEVRSEKKVAITPPHDNKTVVAHFHQGDKTHIKLAIDAALQARSAWAALDWEQRASIFLKAADLLAGPYRAIINAATMIGQSKSVYQAEIDAACELIDFLRFNVQYMREIYTQQPISSKGVYNRVEQRPLEGFVFALTPFNFTAIAGNLPTSAALMGNVVVWKPANTQIYSASILMKIFLEAGVPPGVINLVYVSGPDAGEVIFNHPDFAGIHFTGSTGVFQDIWKTIGNNIHKYKSYPRIVGETGGKDFIMAHSSSDPVALSTALSRGAFEYQGQKCSAASRAYIPKSLWPKVKEGLIADLKSFKMGPTEDMSNFINAVIDEKSFDKLAKYIDAAKNDPSVEVIAGGTYDKSKGYFIAPTVLLAKDPKYTTMCEELFGPVLTIYVYEDEKFEETLDLVDTTGVYALTGSIFAQDRYAVNTATKKLVNAAGNFYINDKCTGAVVGQQPFGGGRASGTNDKAGSMLNLLRWVSPRTIKETFVPATDYRYPFLNEENQNGTSQKESVKGKMNVN